Proteins encoded within one genomic window of Granulicella pectinivorans:
- a CDS encoding sensor domain-containing phosphodiesterase: MHMDAVEIRRALDANEFIPFFQPLVVLRTGQLAGFEVLARWQHHTRGLIPPNDFIPSAEKEGWIDELMDGILQKAFMIGASIPEHLTLSVNISPVQMNDMALPGKILSVSQQTGFAMDRIIVEITESGLMGHLESAQSIVSDLKAMGCKVALDDFGTGYSSLLHLHSLPFDDLKVDQSFVSSMKDRRESRKIVAAVIGLGQSLGLTTVGEGVETQEQAEMLLWMGCEIGQGWLFGRPVPAAKLPDVMAILRPKISLGLSTLLASNSMRNFDGLPAQRLAQLQAVYDGAPVGLAFLDRELRYVSLNQRLAVMNGLPVEDHLARSVADVLPEQFAQVETYIRQVLDGEGATAVEVTTEIPGVKGVRALLLSNQPAIDEEGEIIGVSMAVVDVTERKRAVRALRESEDHYRHMVEFNPQTPWIMDPEGKTLEVSPEWESTTGLTKEESRDHGWLDALHPDDVVATERTIAEFIAAGLPISVEYRVRNREGGWKWMRSRGAPRFDAAGQIVCWYGSVEDIDERKQLEDALRETEAKLQAALATHPVVAG; this comes from the coding sequence ATGCACATGGATGCCGTCGAAATTCGCAGAGCATTGGACGCGAACGAGTTCATTCCGTTCTTCCAGCCGTTGGTCGTATTGCGGACGGGGCAGTTGGCCGGATTCGAGGTGCTGGCCCGATGGCAGCATCACACCAGGGGCCTGATCCCGCCCAACGATTTCATCCCTTCCGCAGAGAAAGAGGGATGGATCGATGAACTCATGGACGGCATTCTCCAGAAAGCGTTTATGATCGGCGCGTCGATCCCCGAACACCTGACCCTCTCGGTGAACATCTCGCCCGTGCAGATGAACGACATGGCCCTGCCCGGGAAGATTCTCAGTGTGTCGCAGCAGACCGGCTTCGCGATGGATCGCATCATCGTCGAGATCACCGAGAGCGGACTCATGGGGCACCTCGAATCCGCACAGTCCATCGTCAGCGACCTCAAGGCCATGGGCTGTAAGGTGGCGCTCGACGACTTCGGCACCGGCTACTCCAGCCTTCTGCATCTTCATTCGCTCCCATTCGACGACCTCAAGGTGGACCAGAGCTTCGTCAGCTCTATGAAGGACAGGCGCGAAAGCCGCAAGATCGTGGCCGCCGTCATCGGCCTGGGGCAGAGCCTCGGGCTAACCACCGTCGGTGAGGGCGTGGAGACCCAGGAGCAGGCCGAGATGCTCCTCTGGATGGGCTGCGAGATCGGCCAGGGCTGGCTCTTTGGAAGGCCGGTACCAGCGGCGAAGCTGCCCGACGTCATGGCGATCCTGCGCCCAAAGATCTCCCTTGGCCTCTCGACCCTGCTCGCCAGCAACTCCATGCGGAACTTCGATGGTCTGCCCGCCCAGCGTCTCGCCCAGTTGCAGGCCGTCTACGACGGAGCGCCGGTAGGCCTGGCCTTCCTGGATAGGGAACTGCGCTATGTCAGCCTCAACCAGAGGCTCGCCGTGATGAACGGCCTGCCCGTCGAAGACCACCTCGCCCGCTCGGTCGCAGACGTCCTGCCCGAACAGTTCGCGCAGGTCGAAACCTATATCCGCCAGGTGCTCGATGGAGAAGGGGCAACCGCGGTCGAAGTGACGACCGAAATCCCGGGAGTCAAAGGCGTGCGAGCACTCCTTCTCTCCAACCAGCCGGCGATCGACGAAGAGGGTGAGATCATCGGCGTGTCCATGGCGGTGGTCGACGTCACGGAGCGCAAGCGCGCCGTGCGGGCTCTCCGCGAGAGCGAAGACCACTACCGGCACATGGTCGAGTTCAATCCGCAGACGCCCTGGATTATGGACCCGGAGGGCAAGACCCTCGAGGTCAGTCCCGAGTGGGAGAGCACCACGGGCCTCACCAAGGAGGAGTCCCGCGATCACGGTTGGCTCGATGCCCTGCATCCGGACGACGTCGTCGCAACCGAGCGCACCATCGCCGAGTTCATCGCGGCAGGACTGCCCATCAGCGTGGAGTACCGCGTACGGAATCGTGAGGGCGGCTGGAAGTGGATGCGCTCCCGCGGAGCCCCACGCTTCGACGCGGCCGGGCAGATCGTCTGCTGGTATGGCAGCGTGGAAGACATCGACGAGCGCAAGCAGCTTGAGGACGCGCTCCGGGAGACCGAAGCGAAGCTGCAGGCAGCTCTGGCAACTCACCCCGTCGTCGCGGGGTGA